In Epinephelus lanceolatus isolate andai-2023 chromosome 16, ASM4190304v1, whole genome shotgun sequence, one DNA window encodes the following:
- the LOC117263182 gene encoding serine/threonine-protein kinase SBK1 translates to MTAATKLLDEMCHLTAQSLTPMVTSEHFKVLKLLGEGSYGKVMLAVHRKRGTPMALKFFPRESTPLVSFLKEYNLSLSFCTHPSLTRALGIAYSTPSHYVFAQQASLFGDLFDVILPEVGMEEDCCQRVVSQLCGALTHLHSLGFVHRDLKPENVFLCDSACRWVKLGDFGMVKARGTRVPEVWYSSPYCTPEAEIARGNEDSWRSTSDGNDGVKEDEEMEKKARVWVSVEPSTDSWALGILTYAMLTGSHPWAETASDCRAYLKYEEWFNQTEGPDDELDVWAEPQGESTQDLIGVETGRKDHPPVAPQFACFTLLARSFFRSLLNPRPRYRGRPEVALNYLGGDWVMEKERVRLEEERKKSRGKGAIRSMKEMDGRGER, encoded by the exons ATGACA GCTGCCACAAAGCTACTGGATGAGATGTGCCACCTGACGGCTCAGTCTCTGACACCAATGGTCACGTCAGAGCACTTCAAGGTCCTGAAGCTCCTGGGCGAAGGCTCATACGGCAAAGTCATGCTGGCTGTTCACAGGAAGAGAG gtactccgatGGCTCTGAAGTTCTTCCCTCGTGAGTCCACCCCTCTTGTCTCTTTCCTGAAAGAGTATAACCTCTCTCTGTCATTCTGCACTCACCCGTCCCTGACCAGAGCCCTGGGGATCGCCTACTCAACACCGTCGCACTACGTCTTCGCTCAGCAAGCTAGCCTTTTTGGCGATCTCTTTGATGTCATCTTGCCTGAG gTTGGAATGGAGGAGGACTGTTGTCAGCGCGTGGTGTCCCAGCTGTGTGGTGCTCTGACCCACCTGCACTCTCTTGGTTTTGTCCACAGAGACCTCAAACCGGAGAACGTCTTCCTGTGTGACTCCGCCTGCCGATGGGTCAAGCTAGGAGACTTTGGCATG gtgaaggccaggggcaCCAGGGTCCCAGAGGTCTGGTACAGCTCTCCTTACTGCACCCCTGAGGCCGAGATTGCTCGCGGAAACGAGGACAGCTGGAGGAGCACGAGCGACGGGAATGATGGCGTTAAGGAGGATGAAGAGATGGAAAAGAAGGCCAGAGTTTGGGTGTCTGTGGAGCCTAGCACAGATAGCTGGGCGCTGGGGATCTTGACCTACGCTATGCTCACCGGCAGTCATCCCTGGGCTGAAACAGCCAGCGACTGCCGCGCGTACCTGAAGTATGAAGAGTGGTTCAACCAAACAGAAGGCCCCGATGATGAACTGGATGTATGGGCGGAGCCGCAGGGCGAGAGCACACAGGATTTGATTGGGGTAGAGACTGGAAGGAAAGACCACCCTCCTGTAGCGCCCCAATTTGCATGTTTCACGCTGCTGGCCCGCTCCTTCTTCCGGTCGCTCCTCAACCCAAGGCCCCGGTATCGTGGACGACCCGAGGTTGCGTTGAATTATCTCGGAGGTGACTGGGTGATGGAGAAGGAGAGGGTGAggctggaggaagagaggaagaagagcagaGGGAAAGGAGCAATCAGGAGCATGAAGGAGATGGacgggagaggagagagataa
- the LOC117263110 gene encoding uncharacterized protein LOC117263110 — protein MKLIHDSTSCLLHLLLLAELFVHSSSRPTHSFPLCGMFRSMIHQVDKLTSLPKKLHDLTDDNDDVFEGVENRLDSLPKMQHTAAHFNSLKVNESLSQLFEFSQSFRLHVEWLKTAKENFSLSSQSAEDASSHLLQLSNLVNASLSQMEEKVPQSPSPSLPVASTAFDVLQFSVEISKRLQVFCDWSKRILLLLQRLSHCHKH, from the exons atGAAAT TGATTCATGACTCCACCTCTTGTCTCCTCCACCTGCTGCTATTGGCTGAGCTGTTTGTCCATTCGTCATCTCGTCCCACCCACAGTTTTCCACTCTGTGGCATGTTCAGGTCAATGATCCATCAGGTGGACAAGCTGACGAGCTTACCAAAAAAACTCCACGACTTG acagatgataatgatgatgtcTTTGAGGGTGTGGAAAACAGACTGGACAGTCTTCCTAAAATGCAGCACACTGCGGCCCATTTCAACTCACTGAAG GTGAATGAGTCACTCTCCCAGCTGTTCGAGTTCAGTCAGTCCTTCAGGCTGCATGTTGAATGGTTGAAAACAGCCAAAGAAAACTTCAGTTTGTCCTCCCAGTCAGCAGAGGATGCCAGCTCTCACCTCCTGCAGCTGTCCAACCTTGTTAATGCATCTCTGTCACAG ATGGAAGAAAAGGTTCCTCAGtctccatctccctccctccctgtcgCCTCCACGGCCTTCGATGTGCTCCAGTTCTCTGTAGAGATCTCCAAACGCTTACAAGTGTTTTGTGACTGGTCAAAGAGAATTTTGTTGCTTCTCCAGAGACTGTCTCACTGCCATAAACATTAA